In a genomic window of Gloeocapsopsis dulcis:
- a CDS encoding alkaline phosphatase family protein yields the protein MSRLNSIRAIAFAQLRLLNQTLESILQFWRARLFRRFVLIVLAVFILAIFAHSTAARPILGSLKQPKVIVISIDGAMPSTVDRYLSTGVLKPDQGIGRLKRLGVSALQNITVTPSLTAPAHIAIGTGSTSVNNNINANSFHLVVSPFTQNISGFAAPIGGYSVGRDGSINNHAQTAESLWVALRNQGKKVVAATFPGADGVDITIPGIDDSPILQPASDRTVDYTVPYGTFGGVGARGFSLTATDFNSAPSSTIEQLVAAARVSYSPILQKSTPLDSFTVGGVDYNIQVAALDTTDDRKVNYDTLVFFDQDQGIQPGPFNLPSSGPAYVRASDRTSRRFYLEGNENKAGTSFYITNLAADLSQVRIARYSVNYIPRNSAVLADVDDINNNVGFWVSEADFRIPQQISPGFTNFPEIEREAVYQDQVRTFVDYQTRIALRGISQNRDADLVLTYIQQPDGAWHQFLLTDPRQPSDISDPNSIGNNQNQEKIKCYQSYLQRAYQAADTAVERIIQAVGTDRFGRPRSNVILLSDHGFETFHTAVSINNFLSSKGFDNTKVRAVSSGPAVNIYINLQGREPDGTVTPQEYVNLQQQIIQALGELVDTNPNYTHGQVTPVFAQIHGRPVPSDLNDPRFGLDTNEFIGQDYGDVFALLNVGYNFDGTQIPVVQRLGDATAENPVLSVPSFYGAHGYDSTLPSMSAILYAAGPNIRRGTIRQVRNIDIAPTINRLLRVRSAPTVQGQALNLARLPISRR from the coding sequence ATGAGCAGGTTAAATAGCATCAGGGCGATCGCTTTTGCCCAACTTCGTCTGCTAAATCAAACACTGGAAAGTATTTTGCAGTTTTGGAGGGCAAGGTTATTTAGGCGTTTTGTTTTGATTGTATTAGCTGTATTTATCCTAGCAATCTTTGCTCACTCAACTGCTGCAAGACCAATACTAGGCAGTCTAAAGCAACCAAAAGTGATTGTCATCTCAATCGATGGTGCCATGCCGTCAACAGTTGATCGCTACTTATCTACAGGCGTACTTAAACCAGATCAAGGTATAGGACGACTAAAACGACTAGGAGTTTCCGCTCTACAGAATATCACAGTCACTCCATCACTGACGGCTCCAGCTCACATTGCCATAGGCACAGGTTCTACATCTGTCAACAACAACATCAACGCCAATAGTTTCCACTTAGTAGTCAGCCCATTTACACAAAATATTAGTGGCTTTGCTGCCCCAATTGGGGGTTACTCAGTGGGTAGAGACGGCTCAATTAATAATCATGCTCAAACGGCTGAGTCACTATGGGTTGCGTTGCGAAATCAAGGTAAAAAAGTCGTTGCAGCAACTTTTCCTGGTGCAGATGGAGTAGATATTACTATACCTGGCATTGACGACAGCCCAATTCTGCAACCAGCTAGCGATCGCACAGTAGACTATACAGTACCATACGGTACATTTGGCGGCGTGGGAGCTAGAGGCTTCAGCTTAACAGCAACAGATTTTAATTCAGCCCCTAGTAGCACAATTGAACAACTGGTAGCTGCCGCGAGAGTATCATATAGCCCCATTCTGCAAAAATCGACTCCACTCGATAGTTTTACCGTTGGGGGAGTTGACTACAATATTCAAGTTGCAGCACTTGATACTACTGATGATAGGAAAGTCAACTACGATACTTTAGTCTTTTTTGACCAAGACCAAGGCATTCAACCTGGACCTTTTAACTTACCCTCTAGTGGACCTGCTTACGTCCGCGCCAGCGATCGCACTTCTCGCCGATTTTACCTAGAAGGTAACGAGAATAAAGCGGGAACAAGTTTTTATATCACAAATCTTGCTGCTGATTTATCCCAAGTTCGGATTGCCCGCTATTCTGTCAACTATATTCCTCGTAACTCAGCAGTTTTAGCAGATGTAGATGATATCAATAACAATGTTGGGTTTTGGGTTTCTGAAGCAGACTTCCGCATTCCTCAGCAAATTAGTCCTGGATTTACAAATTTTCCCGAAATAGAACGAGAAGCAGTTTATCAAGATCAAGTCCGCACCTTTGTAGACTATCAAACTCGTATAGCTTTGCGGGGGATCAGCCAGAACCGCGATGCAGATCTCGTACTAACTTATATTCAGCAACCAGATGGCGCTTGGCATCAGTTTTTACTGACAGATCCCCGTCAACCTTCTGACATTAGCGACCCAAACTCAATTGGTAACAATCAAAACCAAGAAAAGATTAAGTGCTATCAAAGCTACTTACAAAGAGCTTATCAAGCTGCTGATACTGCTGTTGAACGGATTATTCAAGCAGTTGGTACAGATCGTTTCGGTAGACCCAGAAGTAACGTTATCTTACTTTCTGACCACGGGTTTGAAACTTTTCACACTGCAGTTAGTATCAACAATTTTCTGAGTAGCAAAGGCTTTGATAATACCAAAGTACGTGCTGTTTCCTCTGGTCCTGCGGTAAATATTTACATCAACTTACAAGGTAGAGAACCAGATGGTACTGTCACGCCACAAGAGTATGTCAATCTGCAACAGCAGATTATCCAAGCTTTAGGAGAATTAGTAGATACTAATCCAAACTACACGCACGGTCAAGTTACACCTGTTTTTGCTCAAATTCACGGTCGTCCTGTTCCTAGCGATTTGAATGACCCTAGATTTGGTTTAGACACCAATGAGTTTATTGGTCAGGACTATGGCGATGTGTTTGCACTTCTCAATGTGGGCTACAATTTCGATGGTACTCAAATTCCGGTAGTACAACGTTTAGGAGATGCAACTGCTGAGAATCCTGTGCTGTCAGTACCAAGTTTTTATGGCGCACATGGTTATGACTCAACTTTGCCTTCTATGAGTGCAATTTTGTATGCCGCAGGACCAAATATTCGTCGGGGAACCATCCGTCAAGTACGCAATATTGATATTGCTCCTACTATCAATCGACTTTTAAGGGTGAGGTCTGCACCAACTGTCCAAGGTCAAGCGCTTAATCTGGCTAGATTGCCGATATCGAGGCGCTGA
- a CDS encoding ABC transporter permease, with the protein MSGTVTPPKSDNWQQVASPQLNTGATPSFLSEIVQETLALTRRLFIQLQRRPSTLVASIIQPVMWLILFGALFQNAPQGLFGTSQSYAQFLGAGIIVFTAFAGALNAGLPVMFDREFGFLNRLLVAPLASRFSIVLASAIFIITQSLLQAAVIVTAAAFLGAGLPNVAGLSVITLVVFLLALGVTALSLGLAFALPGHIELIAVIFVTNLPLLFASTALAPLSFMPKWLQVVATLNPLSYAIEPIRYLYTHSNWNFGSVVMQAPWGTITFGGALLVLLGFSLVALLSIQPLLRKSLA; encoded by the coding sequence ATGAGTGGTACTGTTACACCTCCTAAATCGGACAACTGGCAGCAAGTAGCATCGCCCCAACTCAATACGGGTGCTACTCCCAGTTTCTTAAGTGAAATAGTTCAAGAAACCCTTGCCTTAACTCGTCGCCTCTTTATTCAGTTGCAACGACGTCCCTCAACGTTAGTTGCTAGTATTATTCAGCCAGTTATGTGGCTGATTCTCTTTGGTGCACTGTTTCAAAATGCTCCCCAAGGATTGTTTGGCACAAGCCAAAGTTATGCACAGTTTCTTGGTGCTGGTATTATTGTTTTTACTGCTTTTGCTGGCGCACTTAATGCCGGATTGCCAGTTATGTTTGACCGCGAGTTTGGCTTTTTAAATCGTTTACTCGTCGCACCATTGGCTTCTCGGTTTTCAATTGTTTTAGCTTCAGCAATTTTTATCATTACTCAAAGTTTACTGCAAGCCGCTGTTATCGTTACTGCGGCAGCCTTTCTTGGCGCTGGATTACCTAATGTAGCAGGATTGAGTGTGATTACACTTGTTGTCTTTTTACTTGCTTTGGGTGTGACAGCATTAAGTTTAGGCTTAGCTTTTGCTTTACCTGGTCATATTGAATTAATTGCTGTTATTTTTGTAACAAACTTGCCATTATTATTTGCAAGTACTGCCCTAGCACCTTTATCATTCATGCCTAAGTGGTTACAAGTTGTGGCAACGTTGAATCCTCTTAGTTATGCAATTGAACCAATTCGCTATCTTTACACTCACAGCAATTGGAACTTCGGCAGTGTCGTCATGCAAGCACCTTGGGGAACAATTACTTTTGGTGGAGCGTTGCTAGTATTACTTGGCTTTAGTCTTGTTGCTTTACTTAGCATTCAACCACTATTACGCAAGTCACTTGCGTAA
- the sbcC gene encoding exonuclease subunit SbcC, whose amino-acid sequence MIPVQLTLKNFLSYRDVTLDFSGLHIACICGSNGAGKSSLLEAITWAIWGQSRAAAEDDIIHSGAKEVQVDFVFTSNQQQYRVIRTRHRGQSSSLEFQIATPNGFRVLTERGVRATQQLILEHIKLDYDTFINSAYLRQGRADEFMLKRPNERKEILAELLKLNQYDDLEERAKDLSRSLKAQAEQLERTLAGIQSQLQQKDAIASERAQLEVQHNQLQQQQAFDTIQLQSLQVIQHQRQTWEQQLGFLQQQHQNLTQDSNRLAEERHAINGQLSAIEEILSHTDEIRAGYAKYESLQTEEETLSAKFQEHSRITVQLQHLQQQLTQQVNEIRSALQQAQAQLVALQQQEQEIQQTLQKSAEVETGLAQLAAARNRLVQLDQLQLQVTPLLQYRTTIQTQLERIQTRIQARLEELQVSENQLTHQQQRQPQLQQAVMDVAIQLEQLEKKRVYLERVREKGQERRHFMERLQAHQRDYEKHLGELEQKLQMLQNPDATCPLCDRPLTEHHWQRVVEKTQTEQQEIQQQFWVIREQMAVSEREIQVLRQEYREISQELAGYDSLREQRGQLAAQLEATDDVQRRLQQIVSEKQQLERSLAQNDYALDKQAELQQIEQQLQQLNYNEQDHALARSEIERWRWAEIRQGQLKDAQKRLSQILQRQPQIQGQITELNQKIVEQQMHSECAQQIAELEERIKTINYAPEQHNALRGVLRKAQTWQIRYQQLKNAQEQYPQFQARSQDLKEAIQARTAERQVLIAQMESLTQQLEQTPLPTVEIQALEEQLALRRRQLDDQLSYLGQLQQQFHQLETLQAQYQQGQQQLQATKQQQRVYQELAQAFGKNGIQALMIENVLPQLEAETNQLLARLSANQLHVQFVTQKAGRSGTRKKATKMIDTLEILIADAQGTRAYETYSGGEAFRINFAIRLALAKLLAQRAGAALQLLIIDEGFGTQDQEGCDRLIAAINAIANDFACILTVTHMPYFKEAFQARIEVAKTQNGSRLSLAI is encoded by the coding sequence ATGATTCCAGTTCAACTAACACTGAAAAATTTCTTGAGCTACCGCGATGTCACCCTTGACTTTTCGGGGCTGCACATTGCTTGTATTTGTGGTTCTAATGGTGCAGGAAAATCCTCCTTACTCGAAGCAATTACCTGGGCAATATGGGGACAAAGTCGTGCTGCTGCTGAAGATGATATTATCCATTCAGGAGCTAAAGAAGTTCAAGTAGATTTCGTTTTTACGAGTAACCAGCAACAATATCGCGTGATTCGGACTCGCCATCGCGGACAAAGTAGTTCGCTAGAGTTTCAAATTGCAACACCGAATGGCTTTCGGGTTTTAACAGAACGTGGTGTCAGAGCAACACAGCAATTAATTCTAGAACACATCAAACTTGATTACGATACTTTCATTAATTCGGCGTACCTCCGCCAAGGACGTGCGGATGAATTTATGCTCAAACGCCCCAATGAACGCAAAGAGATTTTAGCCGAGTTACTCAAACTTAATCAATATGACGATTTAGAAGAAAGAGCAAAAGATTTATCACGATCGCTTAAAGCCCAAGCAGAACAACTTGAACGGACTTTGGCAGGGATACAAAGCCAGTTGCAGCAAAAAGACGCGATCGCCTCAGAACGCGCACAGTTAGAAGTGCAACACAATCAACTACAACAACAGCAGGCTTTTGACACAATTCAACTGCAAAGCTTACAAGTCATTCAACACCAACGACAAACGTGGGAGCAACAGCTAGGATTTCTCCAACAGCAACATCAAAATTTGACACAAGATAGCAATCGCTTAGCAGAAGAACGTCACGCAATCAACGGTCAGCTATCAGCAATTGAGGAAATTCTTAGTCACACTGATGAGATTCGTGCAGGTTATGCTAAGTACGAAAGCTTGCAAACAGAGGAAGAAACCCTTTCAGCTAAATTCCAAGAACATTCCCGCATTACTGTGCAACTTCAGCATTTGCAGCAGCAACTCACCCAGCAAGTGAATGAAATTCGCTCTGCACTGCAACAAGCGCAAGCACAACTTGTCGCTTTACAACAGCAAGAACAAGAAATTCAGCAAACGTTACAGAAATCTGCCGAAGTGGAAACGGGATTAGCGCAACTCGCAGCTGCCCGCAATCGACTAGTACAGTTAGATCAGTTGCAACTCCAAGTGACACCACTGTTGCAATACCGCACCACAATTCAAACGCAACTCGAACGGATACAAACGCGAATTCAGGCGCGACTCGAAGAACTACAAGTTTCCGAAAATCAACTTACCCATCAACAACAACGCCAACCACAATTGCAGCAAGCGGTGATGGATGTGGCGATCCAACTTGAGCAACTAGAGAAAAAGCGCGTTTACCTCGAAAGAGTCCGCGAAAAAGGACAAGAACGACGTCATTTTATGGAACGCCTGCAAGCGCATCAACGCGACTATGAAAAACATCTGGGCGAACTAGAGCAAAAACTGCAAATGCTGCAAAATCCTGATGCGACATGCCCGCTGTGCGATCGCCCTTTAACTGAACACCATTGGCAACGTGTCGTAGAAAAAACCCAAACCGAACAGCAGGAGATTCAACAACAGTTTTGGGTAATCCGCGAACAAATGGCAGTGTCTGAACGTGAAATTCAGGTATTGCGTCAAGAATATCGCGAAATTTCGCAAGAACTTGCAGGCTACGATTCTTTGAGAGAACAACGCGGACAACTCGCCGCCCAACTTGAAGCAACCGATGACGTACAACGCCGCTTACAGCAAATTGTGAGTGAAAAACAACAACTAGAGCGATCACTAGCGCAAAATGACTATGCGTTGGATAAACAAGCAGAACTACAGCAAATCGAGCAACAACTGCAACAGTTAAATTACAACGAGCAAGATCATGCCTTAGCCCGCAGTGAAATCGAACGGTGGCGGTGGGCAGAAATTCGCCAAGGACAGTTGAAAGATGCTCAGAAAAGACTGTCACAAATTTTACAACGCCAACCTCAAATTCAAGGACAAATTACAGAATTAAATCAAAAAATTGTCGAACAACAAATGCATTCTGAATGTGCCCAGCAAATTGCTGAGTTAGAAGAACGCATCAAGACAATTAACTATGCACCCGAACAGCATAACGCCCTTAGAGGCGTATTACGTAAAGCTCAAACGTGGCAAATTCGCTATCAACAACTGAAAAATGCCCAAGAGCAGTATCCGCAATTTCAAGCGCGATCGCAAGATCTCAAAGAAGCAATTCAAGCCCGAACTGCTGAACGTCAAGTTTTGATCGCCCAAATGGAATCACTGACTCAGCAACTTGAGCAAACGCCTTTACCTACAGTAGAAATTCAAGCTTTAGAAGAACAACTTGCTCTGCGCAGACGACAGCTTGACGATCAACTCAGTTATTTAGGACAACTGCAACAACAATTTCATCAACTTGAAACACTACAAGCACAATATCAACAAGGGCAACAACAACTACAAGCAACAAAACAACAACAGCGCGTTTATCAAGAACTAGCGCAGGCATTTGGGAAAAATGGTATTCAAGCGTTAATGATTGAGAATGTCTTACCGCAACTCGAAGCTGAAACCAATCAACTTTTGGCGCGGCTAAGTGCAAATCAACTCCACGTTCAATTCGTGACTCAAAAAGCAGGGCGGAGTGGAACGAGGAAAAAAGCAACTAAAATGATCGACACGCTCGAAATTCTGATTGCCGATGCACAAGGCACAAGAGCGTATGAAACCTATTCTGGAGGCGAAGCGTTTCGGATTAACTTTGCGATTCGCCTTGCATTAGCCAAACTTCTCGCTCAACGTGCAGGAGCAGCACTACAATTGTTGATTATTGATGAAGGATTTGGTACTCAAGATCAGGAAGGATGCGATCGCTTAATTGCAGCGATTAATGCGATCGCTAATGATTTTGCTTGTATCCTCACAGTGACGCATATGCCATACTTTAAAGAAGCTTTTCAAGCCCGAATTGAAGTTGCCAAAACCCAAAACGGTTCGCGTCTGAGCTTAGCAATATAA
- a CDS encoding glycosyltransferase family 2 protein, translated as MYAYYNSTTQQAQFFASNNFALSAELFRTLGGFNTSFPLAAGEDREFCDRWLYHGYQMVYAPEVQIYHAHKLSLRSFWRQHFNYGRGAFCFHQARSQRNVEQIKVELSFYFNLLTYPLSERSPQSALLSFLLLLSQIANISGFFWKYSQNHNSMTSQTTV; from the coding sequence CTGTATGCTTACTATAACTCTACGACGCAGCAAGCACAATTTTTTGCCTCGAATAACTTTGCTTTATCCGCAGAACTATTTCGCACTTTAGGTGGCTTTAATACAAGTTTCCCCTTAGCTGCAGGAGAAGATCGAGAATTTTGCGATCGCTGGTTATACCACGGTTATCAAATGGTATATGCTCCAGAGGTGCAAATTTACCATGCACATAAATTATCATTACGTTCATTTTGGCGTCAGCACTTCAACTATGGTCGTGGGGCATTTTGCTTTCACCAAGCACGTTCTCAACGTAATGTAGAGCAGATCAAAGTCGAACTGTCATTTTATTTTAATTTACTCACATACCCATTATCCGAGCGATCGCCGCAATCAGCGTTGCTATCTTTCTTGTTACTTCTATCACAAATAGCTAATATTTCTGGATTTTTTTGGAAATATAGTCAGAACCATAATTCAATGACATCACAAACCACAGTATAA
- a CDS encoding ABC transporter ATP-binding protein yields the protein MAPAVLIENLKKRYGSTEAVKDVSFQVEPGEIFGILGPNGAGKTTTLRILCTLATPDAGNIAVSGISVVDNPREVRKKLGYVAQEVALDKILTGRELLQLQAALYHLPNAVAKERIKNVISLLGLEEWADQRTGTYSGGIRKRLDLAAGLLHAPDVLVLDEPTVGLDIESRFVVWNFLRQIRAAGTTVLITSHYLEEIDALADRVAIIDRGKVIAVGTPSELKDRVGGDRITLRIREFSPEEEAEKAKNLLENLPFVQEVIINSAQGNSLNLVVTPQNDALSAVQRSLNSVGLPVFGIAQSRPSLDDVYLAATGRTLMDAELAAVGSRDPKAERKQNMR from the coding sequence ATGGCTCCTGCTGTTTTAATTGAGAATTTAAAGAAACGCTACGGTTCCACCGAAGCTGTCAAAGATGTCTCCTTTCAGGTTGAACCAGGAGAAATATTTGGAATTTTAGGTCCAAACGGAGCTGGAAAAACAACAACACTCAGAATTTTGTGTACTCTGGCAACACCAGATGCGGGAAATATAGCTGTTTCTGGGATCTCAGTCGTTGATAATCCTAGAGAAGTGAGAAAAAAACTCGGCTATGTAGCCCAGGAAGTAGCACTCGATAAAATTCTGACAGGGCGCGAATTATTACAACTGCAAGCAGCACTGTATCACCTTCCCAACGCAGTCGCTAAAGAAAGAATTAAGAATGTCATTAGTTTACTAGGTTTAGAAGAATGGGCAGATCAGCGGACAGGAACATATTCTGGTGGAATCCGCAAGCGTTTGGATCTCGCTGCCGGTTTACTTCATGCACCAGATGTTCTCGTTTTAGATGAACCGACGGTAGGACTTGACATTGAAAGTCGCTTCGTTGTTTGGAACTTCTTGCGCCAAATTCGAGCAGCAGGGACAACAGTATTAATAACAAGCCATTATTTAGAAGAAATAGATGCCTTGGCAGATCGCGTCGCCATTATTGATCGCGGCAAAGTTATAGCGGTAGGCACTCCATCAGAGTTGAAAGATCGTGTGGGCGGCGATCGCATTACCTTACGCATTCGCGAGTTTTCTCCAGAAGAAGAAGCAGAAAAAGCAAAAAACTTACTAGAAAATTTACCCTTTGTTCAAGAAGTTATTATTAATAGCGCTCAAGGTAATTCACTCAATTTAGTTGTCACTCCCCAAAATGATGCCTTAAGTGCTGTGCAGCGATCGCTCAACTCGGTGGGTTTACCTGTTTTTGGTATTGCCCAGTCGCGCCCTAGCTTGGATGATGTTTACCTAGCTGCGACAGGAAGAACATTAATGGATGCAGAACTAGCAGCAGTGGGAAGTCGCGATCCCAAAGCGGAACGCAAGCAAAATATGCGATAA
- a CDS encoding Fe2+-dependent dioxygenase, giving the protein MILCINQVLTSEELAQITTKLKDAEFVDGKLTAGWHAKEVKNNTQLKGTSVITQELRSIVHQAMQRNRLFQAAIHPKTIRPVIFSCYEPGMYYGYHVDNALMGKPPMRSDVSLTLFLSSPDTYNGGELVIETSLGEQTFKLAAGSAIAYPSSTLHRVEPVTTGIRLAAVTWIQSFIHDPNEREILFDLDTTKQVMFEKYGKTLEFDLICKTYANLLRKWVDI; this is encoded by the coding sequence ATGATTTTATGCATCAATCAAGTTCTCACTTCAGAAGAACTTGCCCAAATTACGACAAAACTTAAAGATGCTGAGTTTGTTGATGGTAAACTGACAGCCGGATGGCACGCTAAAGAAGTAAAGAATAATACACAACTTAAAGGAACTTCTGTAATTACACAGGAGTTGCGTTCGATTGTCCATCAAGCAATGCAACGCAATCGATTGTTTCAAGCTGCTATACACCCAAAAACAATTCGTCCGGTAATATTTAGTTGCTACGAGCCAGGAATGTACTACGGCTATCACGTAGATAATGCTTTAATGGGAAAACCCCCGATGCGCTCAGATGTCTCATTAACGCTATTTCTGAGTTCTCCTGATACCTACAACGGTGGTGAACTTGTCATTGAAACTTCGTTAGGCGAACAGACATTTAAACTAGCTGCTGGCTCAGCAATCGCTTATCCCTCTTCAACTTTACATCGTGTTGAACCTGTAACAACTGGAATTCGACTGGCAGCTGTTACTTGGATACAAAGCTTTATCCACGATCCCAACGAGCGAGAAATTTTATTTGACTTGGATACTACTAAACAAGTCATGTTTGAGAAATACGGTAAAACACTAGAATTTGACCTCATTTGCAAAACTTATGCTAACTTGCTCCGCAAATGGGTAGATATTTAG
- a CDS encoding peroxiredoxin, with product MTLAVGTNAPTFTAKDTNGNTISLSDFAGKTIVLYFYPKDDTPGCTKQACSFRDAQPDYQNKDIVVLGVSKDDEASHQQFTQKYNLNFPLLADTDGSIINAYDVDGGGYAKRVTYVIDPQGKIAHIDSAVNTTTHASDVLTALGL from the coding sequence ATGACTTTAGCCGTTGGTACTAATGCTCCTACTTTTACCGCCAAAGATACAAATGGCAACACTATCTCGCTATCTGACTTTGCAGGTAAAACGATTGTTTTGTACTTCTATCCTAAAGACGACACCCCTGGATGTACCAAGCAAGCTTGTAGCTTTCGCGATGCCCAACCCGATTATCAAAATAAAGATATTGTCGTTTTGGGTGTGAGTAAAGACGACGAAGCTTCCCACCAGCAGTTTACACAGAAGTATAATTTGAACTTTCCGTTATTAGCAGATACGGATGGGTCAATTATCAACGCTTATGATGTAGATGGTGGCGGTTATGCTAAGCGAGTCACTTATGTCATCGATCCGCAAGGTAAAATCGCTCATATAGACAGTGCGGTGAATACGACAACTCATGCTAGTGATGTTCTCACAGCACTGGGGCTTTAA
- a CDS encoding glycosyltransferase, with amino-acid sequence MPSANKNLSVSVIIPVHNGGESFRRCLSSIAAAVPPPHEVIVVADGDTDGSWCVAQEYYTKVLKIPVCSGPAQARNLGAWAATGDILFFVDADIIIYPDTIRQVAIAFGCEPEMAAMIGSYDDAPGAKNFLSQYKNLLHHYVHQTACEDASTFWGACGAIRREAFFAVGGFDNCYRRPTIEDIELGYRLKQAGYTIKLCKSLQVKHLKHWGVVSLLRADFSIARFLGQS; translated from the coding sequence ATGCCTTCCGCCAATAAAAACTTGTCAGTCTCAGTCATTATTCCAGTACACAATGGAGGCGAGAGCTTCCGGCGTTGCTTATCTAGTATAGCGGCAGCTGTTCCTCCCCCCCATGAAGTTATTGTTGTAGCTGATGGAGATACTGATGGCTCTTGGTGCGTAGCACAAGAATATTACACTAAAGTACTGAAAATACCTGTATGTAGTGGACCTGCACAAGCACGTAACTTAGGTGCGTGGGCTGCTACTGGTGACATTCTTTTCTTCGTAGATGCCGATATCATAATTTATCCTGATACAATTCGCCAGGTGGCGATTGCCTTTGGTTGCGAACCAGAAATGGCAGCAATGATTGGTTCCTATGATGATGCACCAGGTGCTAAAAATTTTCTGTCACAGTACAAAAATCTCTTGCACCACTATGTTCATCAAACTGCGTGTGAGGATGCGTCTACTTTCTGGGGGGCTTGTGGTGCGATTCGCCGTGAAGCTTTTTTTGCAGTAGGTGGTTTTGATAATTGTTACCGACGTCCCACAATTGAAGATATTGAACTGGGCTATCGATTAAAGCAAGCTGGCTACACGATTAAACTTTGCAAGTCACTACAAGTTAAACACTTAAAACACTGGGGGGTCGTTTCCTTACTACGAGCAGATTTTTCTATCGCGCGCTTCCTTGGACAGAGTTAA
- a CDS encoding heme o synthase, producing MIETSVSRHHQNFFQVIQSYYQLTKPRIIPLLLITTAASMWIASNGKVDPVLLVATLSGGTFAAGAAQTINCIYDRDIDYDMERTRHRPLPSGRVQSRDALIFALALATISFTLLTVFANLLSALLAMSGIVFYVGIYTHLLKRHTTQNIVIGGAAGAIPALVGWAACTGSLSLPAWVLFAIVFLWTPPHFWALALMIRDDYAKVGVPMLPVVAGNTATTRQIWLYTLILIPTTLLLVYPLNVSGLFYAIVALVLGSIFIKKAWALLHDSSNQQQARSLFLYSILYMMLLSAGMMIDSLPITQQVTTALMALVAQ from the coding sequence ATGATTGAGACGAGTGTCTCACGCCATCATCAAAACTTTTTTCAAGTTATTCAAAGCTACTACCAACTGACAAAGCCAAGGATCATTCCACTTTTATTAATCACAACTGCTGCCAGTATGTGGATTGCTTCTAATGGCAAAGTCGATCCGGTATTACTCGTAGCAACTTTGAGTGGCGGTACTTTCGCGGCTGGTGCAGCACAAACAATCAACTGTATTTACGATCGCGACATCGATTATGACATGGAACGCACTCGCCACCGTCCACTACCATCAGGACGAGTACAATCCCGTGATGCACTGATTTTTGCGCTCGCGCTTGCTACGATATCTTTTACTTTACTTACAGTATTTGCTAACTTGCTCAGCGCCCTATTAGCCATGTCTGGCATTGTGTTCTATGTCGGTATCTATACCCACCTACTCAAACGTCATACAACACAAAATATTGTCATTGGTGGCGCTGCAGGAGCAATTCCAGCACTTGTAGGCTGGGCAGCTTGTACAGGTTCATTAAGTTTGCCAGCTTGGGTACTTTTTGCGATCGTCTTTCTGTGGACACCACCACACTTTTGGGCATTAGCACTGATGATCCGCGATGATTATGCCAAAGTAGGTGTCCCCATGTTACCTGTCGTCGCCGGAAATACAGCAACAACTCGGCAGATTTGGTTGTATACCTTAATTTTGATTCCTACTACACTGTTGCTTGTTTATCCGTTGAATGTGTCGGGGCTATTCTATGCCATTGTCGCGTTAGTTCTGGGAAGTATTTTTATTAAAAAAGCTTGGGCATTGCTACACGATTCGAGCAATCAACAACAAGCGCGATCGCTTTTCCTCTACTCGATTCTTTACATGATGCTATTGTCTGCTGGCATGATGATTGATAGCTTACCAATTACACAGCAAGTCACTACTGCACTTATGGCTTTAGTCGCACAATAG